A window of the Bradyrhizobium diazoefficiens genome harbors these coding sequences:
- a CDS encoding S-(hydroxymethyl)glutathione dehydrogenase/class III alcohol dehydrogenase, which produces MKTRAAVAFEAKKPLEIVEVDLEGPKAGEVLVEIKATGICHTDAYTLDGLDSEGIFPSILGHEGAGIIREIGAGVTSVKPGDHVIPLYTPECRQCKSCLSQKTNLCTAIRATQGKGVMPDGTSRFSYKGKPIYHYMGCSTFSNFTVLPEIAVAKIREDAPFDKSCYIGCGVTTGVGAVVNTAKVEPGSNVVVFGLGGIGLNVIQGAKMAGADKIIGVDVNDSKEEWGRRFGMTDFVNPKKITGDIVPHLVTLTDGGADYTFDCTGNTTVMRQALEACHRGWGTSIIIGVAEAGKEIATRPFQLVTGRNWRGTAFGGARGRTDVPKIVDWYMNGKIQIDPMITHTLKLEDINKGFDLMHEGKSIRSVVVF; this is translated from the coding sequence ATGAAGACACGTGCCGCCGTCGCTTTCGAAGCGAAAAAACCGCTCGAGATTGTCGAAGTCGATCTGGAAGGGCCGAAGGCCGGCGAAGTCCTGGTCGAGATCAAGGCCACGGGCATCTGCCACACCGACGCCTACACGCTCGACGGTCTCGACAGCGAAGGAATCTTTCCGTCGATCCTCGGCCATGAGGGCGCCGGCATCATCCGCGAGATCGGCGCGGGCGTGACCTCGGTGAAGCCCGGCGATCACGTCATTCCGCTCTACACGCCGGAATGCCGCCAGTGCAAAAGCTGCCTGAGCCAGAAGACCAATCTCTGCACCGCGATCCGCGCGACGCAGGGCAAGGGCGTGATGCCCGACGGCACCAGCCGCTTCTCCTACAAGGGCAAGCCGATCTACCACTATATGGGCTGCTCGACCTTCTCGAACTTCACGGTGCTGCCGGAGATCGCGGTAGCGAAGATCCGCGAGGACGCTCCCTTCGACAAGAGCTGCTACATCGGCTGCGGCGTCACCACTGGCGTCGGCGCCGTCGTCAACACCGCCAAGGTCGAGCCGGGCTCCAACGTCGTCGTGTTCGGCCTCGGCGGTATCGGGTTGAACGTGATCCAGGGCGCCAAGATGGCCGGCGCCGACAAGATCATCGGCGTCGACGTCAACGACTCCAAGGAGGAATGGGGCCGCCGGTTCGGCATGACCGACTTCGTCAACCCGAAGAAGATCACTGGCGACATCGTCCCGCATCTGGTCACGCTAACCGACGGCGGTGCCGACTACACCTTCGACTGCACCGGCAACACCACGGTGATGCGCCAGGCGCTGGAAGCCTGCCATCGCGGCTGGGGCACCTCGATCATCATCGGCGTCGCCGAAGCCGGAAAGGAAATCGCAACCCGTCCGTTCCAACTCGTCACCGGCCGCAACTGGCGTGGCACCGCCTTCGGCGGCGCGCGCGGCCGCACCGACGTGCCGAAGATCGTCGACTGGTACATGAACGGAAAGATCCAGATCGACCCGATGATCACCCACACGCTCAAGCTCGAAGACATCAACAAGGGCTTCGACCTGATGCATGAAGGCAAATCCATCCGTTCAGTCGTCGTGTTCTAG
- a CDS encoding c-type cytochrome, methanol metabolism-related, with protein MIFVASGGIAVADDGSGDPAAVKQTETGEWLDKEGSPTYKINGDSVDWYTYSGYRRYHSDCHVCHGPDGMGSTYAPALKDSLKTMSYADFLGVVASGRKNISTAAENVMPAFGDNPNVACYMDDLYVYLRARSNEAWGRARPGKHEDKNAAYTKNEDSCMGKK; from the coding sequence ATGATCTTCGTTGCGTCCGGAGGAATTGCTGTCGCGGACGACGGCTCGGGCGACCCGGCCGCCGTCAAGCAGACCGAAACTGGCGAATGGCTCGACAAGGAGGGCAGCCCGACCTACAAGATCAACGGCGACTCCGTCGACTGGTACACCTATTCCGGATACCGTCGCTATCACTCGGACTGCCATGTGTGTCATGGCCCGGACGGCATGGGCTCGACCTATGCACCCGCACTGAAGGATTCGCTCAAGACGATGAGCTATGCCGATTTTCTCGGTGTCGTCGCCTCGGGCCGCAAGAACATCTCGACCGCCGCAGAGAACGTGATGCCGGCCTTCGGAGATAACCCGAACGTCGCCTGCTACATGGACGATCTCTACGTCTATCTGCGCGCCCGCTCCAACGAGGCTTGGGGCCGCGCCCGTCCCGGCAAGCATGAGGACAAGAACGCCGCCTATACCAAGAATGAAGACTCATGCATGGGCAAGAAGTGA
- the xoxF5 gene encoding lanthanide-dependent methanol dehydrogenase XoxF5, with amino-acid sequence MRKVLLATFLGSAAALAVGSASANDEVLKMSQNPKDWVMPTGDYANTRYSKLNQINAQNVGKLQVAWTFSTGVLRGHEGGPLIIGNMMYVHTPFPNKVYAIDLSQENKIVWKYEPKQDPNVIPVMCCDTVNRGLAFGDGKIFLHQADTTLVALDAKTGQVAWTAKNGDPSKGETGTSAPMVIKDKVLIGISGGEFGVQAHMSAYDIKTGKLAWRGFSEGPDDQLLVDDKTTALGKPIGKDSSLKTWQGDQWKIGGGATWGWTSYDPELNLIYYGSGNPSTWNPKQRPGDNKWSMTIWARNPDTGVAKWVYQMTPHDEWDYDGVNEMILSDQSINGQPRKLLTHFDRNGLGYTLDRTNGELLVAEKYDPKVNWTSGVDMDKNSATYGRPKVLDAASTDKAGEDHNVKGICPAALGTKDEQPAAYSPDTQLFYVPTNHVCMDYEPFKVSYTAGQPYVGATLSMYPPQGETNMGNFIAWDGKTGKIVWSNKEQFSVWSGALATAGGVVFYGTLEGYLKAVDAKTGKELYKFKTPSGIIGNVTTYENGGKQYVAVLSGVGGWAGIGLAAGLTDPTAGLGAVGGYAALSNYTALGGTLTVFSLPATN; translated from the coding sequence ATGCGCAAGGTGCTACTGGCGACCTTTCTTGGCTCCGCGGCGGCTCTCGCCGTCGGGAGCGCCTCGGCCAATGACGAGGTCCTCAAGATGTCGCAGAACCCAAAAGACTGGGTGATGCCGACCGGCGACTACGCCAATACCCGCTATTCCAAGCTGAACCAGATCAACGCGCAAAATGTCGGCAAGCTCCAGGTCGCCTGGACCTTCTCGACCGGCGTGCTGCGCGGTCACGAAGGCGGCCCGCTGATCATTGGCAACATGATGTACGTCCATACGCCGTTCCCGAACAAGGTCTACGCCATTGACCTTTCGCAGGAGAACAAGATCGTCTGGAAGTACGAGCCGAAGCAGGATCCGAACGTCATCCCGGTGATGTGCTGCGATACGGTAAACCGCGGCCTCGCTTTCGGTGACGGCAAGATCTTCCTGCATCAGGCCGACACGACTCTCGTCGCGCTCGACGCCAAGACCGGCCAGGTTGCATGGACCGCCAAGAATGGCGATCCGAGCAAGGGCGAGACCGGCACCTCGGCACCGATGGTCATCAAGGACAAGGTGCTGATCGGCATCTCCGGCGGCGAGTTCGGCGTTCAGGCCCACATGAGCGCCTACGACATCAAGACCGGCAAGCTGGCCTGGCGCGGCTTCTCGGAAGGACCGGATGACCAGCTCCTGGTCGACGACAAGACCACTGCGCTCGGCAAGCCGATTGGCAAGGACTCCAGCTTGAAGACCTGGCAAGGCGATCAGTGGAAGATCGGCGGCGGCGCCACCTGGGGCTGGACCTCCTACGATCCCGAGCTGAACCTGATCTACTACGGATCGGGCAATCCCTCGACCTGGAATCCGAAGCAGCGTCCCGGTGACAACAAGTGGTCGATGACGATCTGGGCACGTAATCCGGACACCGGCGTCGCCAAGTGGGTCTACCAGATGACGCCCCATGACGAATGGGACTATGACGGCGTCAACGAGATGATCCTCTCGGATCAGTCGATCAACGGCCAGCCGCGCAAGCTGCTGACGCACTTCGATCGTAACGGTCTCGGCTACACGCTCGATCGCACCAACGGCGAGCTGCTGGTCGCCGAAAAGTACGATCCGAAGGTGAACTGGACCTCCGGCGTCGACATGGACAAGAACTCCGCGACCTATGGCCGTCCGAAGGTGCTCGACGCAGCTTCGACCGACAAGGCCGGCGAAGATCACAACGTGAAGGGCATCTGCCCGGCCGCGCTCGGCACCAAGGACGAGCAGCCGGCGGCCTACTCGCCCGACACGCAGCTGTTCTACGTCCCGACTAACCACGTCTGCATGGACTACGAACCGTTCAAGGTGAGCTACACCGCGGGCCAGCCCTATGTGGGTGCGACGCTCTCGATGTATCCGCCGCAGGGCGAGACCAACATGGGTAACTTCATCGCCTGGGACGGCAAGACCGGCAAGATCGTCTGGTCGAACAAGGAGCAGTTCTCGGTCTGGTCGGGTGCGCTCGCAACCGCCGGCGGCGTCGTGTTCTACGGCACGCTCGAAGGCTATCTGAAGGCGGTCGACGCCAAGACCGGCAAGGAGCTCTACAAGTTCAAGACTCCCTCCGGCATCATCGGCAACGTCACCACCTACGAGAACGGCGGCAAGCAGTATGTTGCAGTGCTCTCCGGTGTGGGCGGCTGGGCCGGCATCGGTCTGGCAGCAGGTCTGACCGATCCGACCGCGGGCCTCGGCGCAGTCGGCGGCTACGCCGCGCTCAGCAACTACACGGCCCTCGGCGGTACGCTGACCGTGTTCTCGCTGCCCGCGACGAACTAG
- a CDS encoding helix-turn-helix domain-containing protein: MSDTIHTLSTTGLTPKRQIQSWIDGLTSLCGHFDVDPLEASSLEGRIDYTSVSRLKLCQIEVSQHRIAHTLARAKANEHPYIKIHFQTYGVSYFEQEGRHIELNPGDILAYDVSCPHLIISPAFTRHDVVIVPKALLRDRGFPSQRMPACKLSAKTGTGRIAHDFVHATFDEAAKLSANSAVGVADSLIDLLLLPLREADTMFDRVGPEAMYVRAQFFIREHLRDPDLCIDQISAELGCSKRYLHMLFSERGTTVSDYIWQARLQNCRQELEAHGGKTITDVAFSWGFSSSSHFSRVFRKYFGVVPSSIHKGQQSAVAVDEH; the protein is encoded by the coding sequence ATGTCCGACACAATTCACACGCTCTCGACGACCGGACTGACGCCGAAGCGACAGATCCAGAGCTGGATCGATGGGCTGACGAGTCTGTGCGGACACTTCGATGTCGATCCGCTGGAAGCATCTTCGCTCGAAGGGCGCATCGACTACACGAGCGTCTCGCGCCTGAAGCTCTGTCAGATCGAGGTCAGCCAGCACCGCATCGCGCACACGCTTGCGCGTGCCAAGGCCAATGAGCACCCCTACATCAAGATTCACTTCCAGACATATGGCGTGTCCTATTTCGAGCAGGAAGGCCGCCACATCGAGCTGAACCCTGGCGACATCCTCGCCTATGACGTCTCATGCCCGCATCTGATCATCAGCCCCGCCTTCACGCGCCACGATGTGGTGATCGTGCCGAAGGCGCTGCTGCGCGATCGCGGCTTCCCGTCGCAGCGCATGCCGGCCTGCAAGCTGTCGGCGAAGACGGGGACGGGGCGGATCGCCCATGATTTCGTCCATGCCACGTTCGATGAGGCGGCGAAGCTGTCGGCCAACAGCGCGGTCGGCGTTGCCGATTCGCTGATCGACCTGTTGCTGCTGCCGCTGCGCGAAGCCGACACGATGTTCGATCGGGTCGGGCCCGAGGCGATGTATGTGCGTGCGCAATTTTTCATCCGCGAGCATCTGCGCGATCCCGATCTGTGCATCGATCAGATTTCCGCCGAGCTCGGCTGCTCCAAGCGCTATCTGCACATGCTGTTCTCGGAGCGCGGCACCACGGTGAGCGATTACATCTGGCAGGCCCGCCTTCAGAACTGCCGCCAGGAGCTCGAGGCCCACGGCGGCAAGACCATCACCGACGTTGCATTCTCCTGGGGCTTCTCCAGCTCATCGCATTTCAGCCGCGTGTTCCGGAAATATTTCGGCGTGGTGCCGTCCTCGATCCACAAGGGGCAGCAGAGCGCTGTTGCCGTGGACGAGCATTAG